In Candidatus Eisenbacteria bacterium, the genomic window AGATCAGGAAGAGCCCCGGGGCGCTCTCGCCCACGACCTGCCGGTGCGCCCACGAAGAGAAGGCGCCGGCCGCCGCCAGGGGGAGAAGGTCCGTCCCGACCGTTTGGAGCGAGACCAGATCGCGGAAAAGGCCGGCGGCGAGCCCGAAGAGAACGCCTTCCATCACGCCGCGGCGCGCCGATCGGAGGACGACATAAAGAACAAAAAGATCGATAGATGAAGCGATTCCGACCGGAAGGACCCCGAGCAGGATCTCGCCCGCGCGGAGCGAGATGAGAATGAGAAGAAAGCGAACGAAGCGGAGGACGGCGATTCTTCCCTTCACAGCCGCGGCTCCTCCACCGGCAGCGGGACCGTGTCCGCCGCCGCGGAGTCCGCCCCCGCGGAATCCCCTCCGGCCGGCTCCTCCGGGGGCGGGATCTCCTCGAAGTATCCCTGCTCGAGAAAGTCGTCCGCCCCGGCTTCCGGCGGTCCCGCGAGCGGACCCTCGAGAACCACGTAGACTTCTTCGAGAAGCGAGAAGTCGACCTCCGGCGCGATCCACACTTCCTGGAAGACGTGGCTTCGACCCGGGACGGCCGCGCGCACCGTCCCGAGGGGAAGACCGGGCGGGAAGACGCCGCCGAGCCCCGAGGTGACGATCCGGTCCCCCGGCTCCACGCTCGCGGAGTTCGGCACGTGCAGGAGACGAAAGCCGCGCCGCGGCTGCCAGGCGAGGATTCCGACGCCCCGCGTCCGATCGACCACCGCGCTCACGCGAACGTCCGGGTTCCGGAGCGTGCGGACCGAGGCGGACCGGCCGAGCACGATCTCGACCCGCCCCACGAGCCCGCGATGGTTGATCACCGCCATCCCTTCCCGCACGCCGTCCGCGCTCCCCTTGTCGATCTTCCACGTCTCGGCGGAACGCCCCGCGCTTCTCGTCTGCACCCTCGAGGGGAGGAGGCGGAAGGGCGTCTCCTGCAGGAAGCCGAGCAAGCGCCGGAGCCGCCGGTTCTCGTAGCGGTATTCTTTAAGATGAAAGTTTTCGATGGCGAGCTCCGTGGCGACTCGCCGGAGCTCCTCGTTCCGGCTCTGGAGGGATCCGAACGAGCGCGCGTCGCCGATCAGGTTCTCGAGCGGAGAGAGGATCCGGTCGGAGACGTCGCGGACCGGACCGATCGGAGACCGGCGCGCGAGCGCGAGCAGCCCGAGGAGAACGACGGCGACGACGATCGGCCAAAGAGTATCGCGGGGACGAACGCGCATGCGGCTCTACTTCATCAGAACCTTCTCGTAGTTCTCCGGTTCGTCGAGGATCTTCCCCGTGCCGAGAACGACCGCCGTGAGCGGGTCCTCGACGAGATTGATCGGGAGGTTCGTCTCCTCGCGGAGAAGCTTGTCCAGCCCGCGAAGGAGGGCGCCCCCGCCCGTCACCACGATCCCTCGATCCACGATGTCCGCCGCGAGCTCGGGAGGGGTGTTCTCCAGAGAACGGCGGACCGCGTCCACGATCGCCGCGATCGGCTCCTGCATCGCGTCGCGCACCTGGCTCGAGCGGATGACCGTGGTCTTGGGAACCCCGGAGACGAGATCGCGACCCTTGATCTCCATCTCCTCCTCGGCGCCGAGATCGTACGCCGTGCCGATGCGGATCTTGATCTGCTCCGCCGTCTGGTCCCCGATGAGGAGGTTGAAGGTCCGCTTGACGAAGTGGATGATCGCCTCGTCCAACTTGTCTCCGCCGACGCGGATCGAGGTCGAGGTGACGATCCCGTAGAGCGCGATCACGGCGATCTCCGTCGTCCCCCCGCCAATGTCGATCACCATGTTCCCGGCCGGCTTGTTGATCGGGAGGCCGACCCCGATCGCCGCGGCGACCGGTTCGGTGACGAGATACACCTCGCGCGCCCCCGCGGCGGCGGCGGAGTCGCGCACGGCCCGCTTCTCGACCTCGGTGATCCCGGAGGGGACCGCGATCATGATGCGAGGCCGGATGAAGAGCCGCCTCTTCTGTACCTTCTGAATGAACTCGCGCAGGAGCGACTCCGCCGTCTCGAAATCGGCGATCACCCCTTCCTTGAGGGGGCGGATCGCGACGATCTCTCCCGGCGTGCGGCCGAGCATCCCCTTCGCCTCTTTCCCGACCGCGATCACGCGGCCGGTCGCCTTGTCGAGGGCGGCGACGGAGGGCTCGTTCAGAACGATCCCGCGCCCCTTGACGTAGATGAGCGTGTTGGCGGTCCCGAGATCGATCGAAATGTCGTTCGTGAAGTAGCCGAGGAACGTGTCGAGGAACATGGCACCCTCGCGCGGCGGGTTAGAGATAGCCCATCTCGCGCAGGCTTTCGAACCTTCCGTCTCCGATGATGACGTGGTCGAGCACGTCGATTCCGATCACGCGCCCCGCCTCGGCGAAGCGCTCGGTGATCTCGATATCCTCCCGGCTCGGCGTCGGCACGCCCGTGGGGTGGTTGTGAACGAGGATGATCGAGGCGGCGCTCCTCACGATCGCGGCCTTGAGCCCCTCGCGCGGATGGATCAACGACGCCGTCAGCGTTCCGATCGAGACGATCTCCACGCCGATCACCCGATTCTTCGCATCTAAAAGAAGTACCCGGAACTCCTCGCGGTCGAGACTCCGCATCTCGTCCATGAGGAGGTGCGCGGCGTCCTTCGGCGAGCGGATCGGGTACGGATCCTCCTTGCGGAAGCGCACCACCCGCCGTCCGAGCTCGACGGCCGCCAGAAGGCGCGCCGCCTTGCCCGTCCCCACCCCGGGCACCCCCACGAGCGGCTCGGCTCCGGAGAGCGCGAGCGCGCGGAGGTTTCCGAGCCGCGCCAAGAGATCCGCCGCGACGTCGAGCGCGCTTCGCCCCGGCCTTCCCGATCCGAGCAGGATCGCGATCAGCTCCCGGTCGGCGAGCGCCGACGCGCCCTTCTGCAACATCCTCTCCCGCGGCAACTCGGACCGCGGGAGAGAGGACAAGGCTCCGCTCTCCCCCTTCATCCCCACCTCCCCCTTTCCGGGAGAGCGAGCCCCGCCGCGCCGGCGAATCTAGCAGAAAGCGCTTCGTTCGTCCAAAGTTTTTGCCCGGAAACGCCACGCGACGGCGGAAGAAGGACCTCGCACCTCGCGATCCTCGGCCGCAGCAGGAAACGCGTGCCTCTTCCAGGCTACGCGGCGAACGCGGCGAGGGAGAGCCGGTCGAGGCGCGCGACGAGGAACGCCTGCACGACGCGCGGATCGAACTGCGCTCCGGATCCCGCGAGGATCTGCCGCACC contains:
- a CDS encoding rod shape-determining protein — protein: MFLDTFLGYFTNDISIDLGTANTLIYVKGRGIVLNEPSVAALDKATGRVIAVGKEAKGMLGRTPGEIVAIRPLKEGVIADFETAESLLREFIQKVQKRRLFIRPRIMIAVPSGITEVEKRAVRDSAAAAGAREVYLVTEPVAAAIGVGLPINKPAGNMVIDIGGGTTEIAVIALYGIVTSTSIRVGGDKLDEAIIHFVKRTFNLLIGDQTAEQIKIRIGTAYDLGAEEEMEIKGRDLVSGVPKTTVIRSSQVRDAMQEPIAAIVDAVRRSLENTPPELAADIVDRGIVVTGGGALLRGLDKLLREETNLPINLVEDPLTAVVLGTGKILDEPENYEKVLMK
- the radC gene encoding DNA repair protein RadC, translating into MKGESGALSSLPRSELPRERMLQKGASALADRELIAILLGSGRPGRSALDVAADLLARLGNLRALALSGAEPLVGVPGVGTGKAARLLAAVELGRRVVRFRKEDPYPIRSPKDAAHLLMDEMRSLDREEFRVLLLDAKNRVIGVEIVSIGTLTASLIHPREGLKAAIVRSAASIILVHNHPTGVPTPSREDIEITERFAEAGRVIGIDVLDHVIIGDGRFESLREMGYL
- the mreC gene encoding rod shape-determining protein MreC; the encoded protein is MRVRPRDTLWPIVVAVVLLGLLALARRSPIGPVRDVSDRILSPLENLIGDARSFGSLQSRNEELRRVATELAIENFHLKEYRYENRRLRRLLGFLQETPFRLLPSRVQTRSAGRSAETWKIDKGSADGVREGMAVINHRGLVGRVEIVLGRSASVRTLRNPDVRVSAVVDRTRGVGILAWQPRRGFRLLHVPNSASVEPGDRIVTSGLGGVFPPGLPLGTVRAAVPGRSHVFQEVWIAPEVDFSLLEEVYVVLEGPLAGPPEAGADDFLEQGYFEEIPPPEEPAGGDSAGADSAAADTVPLPVEEPRL